A genomic window from Salvia miltiorrhiza cultivar Shanhuang (shh) chromosome 5, IMPLAD_Smil_shh, whole genome shotgun sequence includes:
- the LOC131025513 gene encoding uncharacterized protein LOC131025513: MDAVSDEDKFCIHNALIVCFNISSLLQAVGTSWELWFLMDGGNQNADICLCILGDFNAVRNQEERVGSSDRYGIADARNFDSFIRDNGLIDIRIQGGSMRGLRQLVVDCKELSPIIVRFFYLQRQWTGVRNHLGLLMLGLHTLNSQTWSSKSGVKVNVKDGCFKFKEKLKKMKESLKEWNKTTFGSIDQNIEALKKDLQELDFLDEMRGLEDHEMTKRNEVRATLFLQSRHKISLLQQKSKVRWLKEVDVNSSFYHKAIVGRRKKNELAGLQIGSRWLDEPNTLKEEVKNHFENFYRKRNRCLPELPQSLTAKRLSEEDKCWLTRPFTEGEIKDAIWKCEGDKSPGPDGFNLFFWKSSWEVIKRDFLQVMEEFHANGKIPRGCNTSFIVLIPKKEEATALEEFRPISLICSLYKVIAKILAGRMRMVIESIVSENQTAFIRNRYILDGVAILNEAVAEAKKRNRGRILFKIDFAKAYDSVEWDFLDVMLERLNFNLTWRKWVKGCLSSATANVLVNGSPSAEFRLERGLRQGDPLSPFLFLIVAEGLQSLVDRAVERQMIQPVQIGKDKIKVSHLQYADDTIFLLEDSEGNIESVKWLLKLFHFLSGLAVNFKKCSLIGIKVDGDKLSRMAADLNCKVDCCPFSYLGQIIGGGNNKVADWQFLEEKIKRRIESWKNQKLALAGRITLVKAVLQAIPVFHLSFALIPKTTVHSINSLCGNFLWGGRLNSGKITWVKWAELCENLWEGGLGLRNLEWFNEALVKKWLWRFLTGGGNLWAKIIRSVYGDVVWGTEGLEIRGNQRSKSSWWGKIVEGGRGMTAKWFENNLARSIGNGRETLFWEHRWVGNQPLKIRFPRLYLISSQKGNPICDMGSWEDDVWAWNLKWNRELFQRESGRVNELISAISSISPRAGKEDRWTWKASTEGVFTTKSAYSLIKDLRTAGRNLEANAMRSAKAWKISAPQKAKVTMWRSFRNRLPTCDNLKKRRIPLEEAESMCNACCYREETIQHLFLLCPKTEMIWNGIQKWLGVHSVRPNNIEAHFDSFTNLGKGKQSRKLLEALWVCIIWLVWKSRNESRFEGKNWEVTKMMGEIKARIWSWNKSFGLADLGTDFDSWFSDFSHFLV; encoded by the exons ATGGATGCTGTGTCTGACGAGGACAAGTTCTGCATTCATAATGCATTGATTGTCTGTTTTAAT ATAAGTTCGTTGCTTCAAGCAGTTGGGACTTCCTGGGAGCTGTGGTTCTTAATGGATGGTGGCAATCAG AATGCTGATATCTGTTTGtgtattttgggagattttaaTGCGGTCAGAAACCAGGAAGAAAGAGTGGGTAGTAGTGATAGGTACGGGATCGCTGATGCAAGAAATTTTGATTCGTTTATTCGTGATAATGGCTTGATTGATATTAGAATTCAAG GTGGATCAATGCGTGGCCTTCGTCAATTGGTCGTGGACTGCAAAGAACTTTCTCCGATCATTGTCCGATTCTTCTATCTACAAAGACAGTGGACTGGGGTCCGAAACCATTTAGGTTTATTAATGCTTGGTCTTCACACCCTCAATTCCCAGACTTGGTCAAGCAAAAGTGGAGTGAAAGTGAATGTCAAGGATGGATGCTTTAAATTCAAAGAAAAGCTCAAGAAGATGAAGGAGTCTCTCAAAGAATGGAATAAAACCACCTTCGGATCTATCGATCAGAACATCGAAGCCCTTAAGAAAGATCTCCAGGAGCTTGATTTTCTTGATGAAATGCGAGGTTTGGAGGATCACGAGATGACCAAAAGAAACGAAGTGAGAGCTACACTCTTCCTCCAGTCAAGGCACAAAATTAGTCTTCTCCAACAAAAGAGTAAGGTCAGATGGCTCAAAGAGGTTGACGTCAACTCCAGTTTCTATCACAAAGCCATTGTTGGTCGACGGAAAAAAAATGAACTGGCAGGATTACAAATTGGAAGTAGATGGCTGGACGAACCAAACACTCTCAAGGAGGAAGTCAAAAATCACTTTGAAAACTTTTACAGGAAAAGGAACAGATGCTTACCAGAGTTACCGCAGAGCCTCACGGCGAAAAGGCTTTCAGAAGAGGATAAATGCTGGTTAACCAGGCCTTTCACGGAAGGGGAGATCAAAGATGCAATCTGGAAGTGCGAGGGAGATAAAAGTCCGGGACCAGACGgattcaatctttttttctGGAAGTCCTCTTGGGAAGTCATTAAGAGGGACTTCTTACAAGTTATGGAAGAGTTCCACGCCAATGGGAAGATTCCTAGAGGATGTAATACTTCATTCATCGTTTTGATTCCGAAAAAAGAGGAAGCGACTGCTCTCGAAGAATTTCGCCCCATTTCATTGATCTGCAGCTTATACAAGGTGATAGCCAAAATTTTAGCTGGGAGGATGAGAATGGTTATTGAATCCATTGTCTCGGAAAATCAAACTGCCTTTATTAGAAACCGATACATCCTTGATGGGGTCGCGATCTTAAATGAGGCAGTGGCGGAAGCCAAGAAAAGAAATCGGGGGAGAATCTTGTTCAAAATTGACTTCGCAAAAGCCTACGACTCCGTTGAATGGGATTTTTTAGACGTCATGCTTGAGCGGTTAAATTTCAATTTGACTTGGAGAAAATGGGTCAAAGGCTGCCTTTCTTCGGCAACGGCAAACGTCTTAGTCAACGGTTCCCCGTCGGCTGAATTTCGTCTTGAAAGAGGCCTACGCCAAGGTGACCCTCTGtcaccttttcttttcctcatCGTCGCCGAGGGTCTACAGTCCCTTGTTGACAGAGCTGTGGAGAGACAGATGATCCAGCCAGTGCAGATTGGAAAAGATAAGATTAAAGTTTCACATCTTCAATATGCCGACGATACAATCTTCCTTTTAGAAGACTCCGAAGGCAACATTGAATCGGTGAAATGGCTCTTGAAGCTCTTCCACTTTTTATCTGGGCTCGCTGTGAATTTCAAGAAATGCAGCTTAATCGGCATAAAGGTTGACGGTGACAAGCTTTCTCGCATGGCCGCTGATCTGAACTGCAAAGTTGACTGCTGCCCTTTTTCATATTTAGGGCAGATCATTGGTGGTGGAAACAATAAGGTGGCAGATTGGCAGTTCTTAGAGGAAAAGATCAAGAGAAGAATTGAAAGCTGGAAGAATCAAAAACTTGCGTTGGCGGGGCGTATCACTTTGGTTAAAGCGGTGTTGCAGGCTATTCCGGTCTTCCATCTCTCCTTTGCTTTGATTCCCAAAACAACTGTTCATTCCATCAACTCCTTGTGCGGTAATTTTCTTTGGGGCGGGAGGTTGAATTCTGGGAAAATTACTTGGGTTAAATGGGCAGAGCTTTGTGAAAATTTGTGGGAGGGGGGTCTTGGTCTTAGAAATTTAGAGTGGTTCAATGAAGCGTTAGTCAAAAAATGGCTATGGAGATTTCTTACGGGGGGAGGGAACTTATGGGCAAAAATTATTAGATCTGTTTATGGGGATGTGGTGTGGGGTACAGAGGGGCTGGAAATTAGAGGGAATCAGAGGTCTAAAAGTAGTTGGTGGGGAAAAATCGTCGAGGGAGGAAGAGGGATGACGGCGAAGTGGTTTGAGAATAATCTCGCGAGAAGTATTGGAAATGGGAGAGAAACGTTGTTTTGGGAGCATAGGTGGGTGGGAAATCAACCATTAAAAATTAGGTTTCCAAGACTTTATCTTATTAGTTCGCAGAAAGGAAACCCCATTTGTGACATGGGTAGTTGGGAAGATGATGTCTGGGCGTGGAATCTGAAGTGGAATAGAGAGCTTTTTCAGAGAGAAAGTGGGCGGGTTAACGAACTGATTTCTGCCATATCCTCCATTTCTCCACGTGCAGGTAAAGAAGATAGGTGGACTTGGAAAGCATCAACAGAAGGCGTTTTCACAACTAAGTCGGCGTACTCTTTGATCAAAGACTTACGAACTGCAGGGAGGAATTTGGAGGCTAATGCAATGAGGTCGGCGAAAGCATGGAAAATTAGTGCTCCTCAAAAAGCAAAAGTGACGATGTGGAGAAGCTTCAGGAACCGGTTACCTACGTGCGACAACTTGAAAAAAAGGAGAATCCCACTTGAAGAGGCTGAGTCCATGTGTAATGCTTGCTGCTACCGGGAAGAAACAATCCAGCACTTGTTTTTGCTTTGCCCGAAAACTGAAATGATTTGGAATGGAATTCAAAAATGGTTAGGAGTCCATTCTGTTCGGCCTAACAACATTGAAGCACATTTCGACTCTTTCACTAACCTTGGAAAAGGAAAGCAAAGCAGAAAACTCTTGGAAGCATTATGGGTGTGTATCATTTGGCTCGTCTGGAAAAGTCGAAATGAAAGCAGATTTGAAGGTAAGAACTGGGAAGTCACCAAGATGATGGGAGAAATTAAAGCAAGgatttggagttggaacaagaGTTTTGGTTTGGCTGATTTGGGAACTGATTTTGATTCATGGTTCTCTGATTTTTCTCACTTTCTTGTGTAA